One window of Tepidanaerobacter acetatoxydans Re1 genomic DNA carries:
- a CDS encoding FAD-dependent oxidoreductase — protein MPKVVIIGGGWSGCGAAISAKKAGADVVLLERTDMLLGTGLVGGIMRNNGRYTATEEMIAMGGGELFQVTDRVARHTNIDFPGHKHASLYDVALVEPAVKKVLLDAGIEVHTESRITDVVAEENKILAVITSDGQKYEGDVFVECTGTAGPQGNCTKYGNGCAMCIYRCPSYGPRVSIAAKMGVKEMMAKKADGTYGAMSGSCKLFKESLSKDIVDKLNSTGVAVIPVPEHAKEDSEILTKKACQQYALNEYVENVILLDTGHAKLMTPFFPLNNLRQIPGFENARYEDPYAGNLGNSMRYLAISPRDNYLKTEGVENLFCGGEKAGPLVGHTEAICTGTLAGANAVRWAVGKELVQIPTELAIGDAIAYVKEQMKTEEGISKKYTFSGSFYFERMKKLDLYTIDINEIKDRVDKAGMLNIFNKKIV, from the coding sequence ATGCCCAAGGTAGTTATTATAGGTGGCGGATGGTCTGGTTGTGGAGCTGCAATATCAGCGAAAAAAGCCGGTGCTGATGTAGTGCTATTAGAAAGAACTGATATGCTATTAGGAACAGGTCTTGTTGGCGGCATCATGAGAAATAATGGAAGATACACTGCTACCGAGGAAATGATTGCTATGGGTGGTGGTGAACTGTTTCAAGTCACAGACCGTGTGGCAAGACATACTAACATCGATTTTCCCGGTCATAAACATGCTTCGCTATATGATGTAGCTTTAGTAGAGCCTGCAGTTAAGAAAGTGTTACTAGATGCAGGTATTGAGGTGCATACCGAAAGCAGGATAACAGATGTTGTAGCTGAAGAAAATAAAATCTTAGCTGTTATTACTAGTGATGGTCAAAAATATGAAGGCGATGTTTTCGTAGAATGTACCGGAACTGCTGGACCTCAAGGAAATTGCACTAAGTATGGAAATGGCTGTGCTATGTGTATTTACAGATGTCCCAGTTATGGACCGCGAGTGAGCATTGCAGCTAAAATGGGAGTTAAAGAAATGATGGCTAAGAAAGCTGATGGCACTTATGGAGCTATGAGCGGATCTTGTAAACTTTTCAAAGAATCTCTTTCAAAAGATATTGTCGACAAATTGAATTCTACTGGTGTTGCGGTAATACCTGTACCGGAACATGCCAAAGAGGACTCGGAAATTCTTACTAAAAAAGCTTGTCAGCAATATGCACTAAATGAATATGTTGAAAATGTAATACTATTAGATACCGGACATGCAAAATTAATGACACCCTTCTTCCCGTTAAATAATTTAAGACAAATTCCTGGTTTTGAAAATGCACGATATGAAGATCCATATGCAGGGAACTTAGGAAACTCAATGAGATACCTAGCAATTTCACCAAGAGATAACTATTTAAAAACAGAAGGGGTAGAGAATCTATTTTGCGGTGGCGAAAAAGCGGGACCCTTAGTCGGCCATACCGAAGCTATATGCACAGGAACCTTAGCGGGTGCGAATGCTGTGCGCTGGGCAGTAGGTAAAGAACTCGTTCAAATTCCTACAGAACTTGCAATCGGAGATGCTATAGCCTATGTTAAGGAGCAGATGAAAACTGAAGAAGGCATATCGAAAAAATACACTTTTTCTGGTTCTTTTTATTTTGAGAGAATGAAAAAACTAGATTTATACACTATAGATATAAATGAAATAAAAGACCGTGTTGATAAAGCAGGAATGTTAAATATATTCAACAAGAAAATTGTATAA
- a CDS encoding RidA family protein encodes MSFEKKIQEMGITLPEPPKPVAAYVPGVKVEKYIYTAGQIPFENGELKYKGKVGKEVSVEEAYQAAKTCALNCLSIVKSLAGSLDNVEKIVKVVGFVNSADGFNQQPKVINGASELLGEIFGEAGAHARSAVGVNQLPMDATCEVEIIVKLK; translated from the coding sequence ATGTCTTTTGAGAAAAAAATACAGGAGATGGGAATTACATTACCTGAGCCACCAAAGCCGGTAGCAGCATATGTTCCTGGCGTTAAAGTTGAAAAATATATCTATACCGCCGGGCAAATTCCTTTTGAAAATGGTGAATTAAAGTATAAAGGTAAAGTAGGTAAGGAAGTTTCTGTAGAAGAAGCTTATCAGGCGGCAAAAACATGTGCATTAAATTGTCTGAGTATAGTTAAGTCTTTGGCTGGTAGCCTAGATAATGTAGAGAAAATTGTCAAAGTGGTTGGATTCGTTAACAGTGCCGATGGGTTTAATCAGCAGCCTAAAGTTATAAACGGAGCATCAGAATTACTAGGTGAGATTTTTGGTGAAGCAGGTGCACATGCTCGTTCGGCTGTTGGTGTTAATCAACTTCCTATGGATGCTACTTGCGAAGTAGAAATTATAGTAAAGCTAAAATAA
- a CDS encoding DUF6917 domain-containing protein produces MNDPYKKGMFKANPYAKKKPLKGNLVVVLDGKYDERGLQLIPQPSRCLVADEVHEIILTDEDKKPGDTVNKIAYIGFFTVKESTVIIVGDEVKINGQVIGKIAGFDETHMPNHYNIVIYGNDRISGNERSLNLNDEVIIG; encoded by the coding sequence ATGAATGATCCTTATAAAAAAGGAATGTTTAAAGCTAATCCATATGCTAAAAAAAAGCCATTGAAAGGCAATCTTGTAGTAGTTCTAGACGGTAAGTATGATGAACGTGGTTTGCAGCTTATTCCACAACCATCAAGATGTCTAGTTGCTGATGAAGTACATGAGATTATTTTAACAGATGAAGACAAGAAACCTGGAGATACTGTAAATAAAATAGCCTATATAGGTTTTTTTACAGTAAAGGAAAGTACAGTAATTATAGTAGGAGATGAGGTAAAAATAAATGGGCAAGTAATTGGGAAAATTGCAGGATTTGATGAAACCCATATGCCCAATCACTATAATATTGTAATATATGGCAATGATCGTATTTCAGGAAATGAAAGAAGCCTTAATCTTAATGACGAAGTTATCATTGGTTGA